From a region of the Citricoccus muralis genome:
- a CDS encoding SLC13 family permease has protein sequence MSEPIIAIIILAAMFILATVLPINMGALAFVGAFVLGALFLGMEADDIMANFPGGLFLTLVGVTYLFAIAQNNGTIDLLVRRAVKLVDNRVALIPWVMFILTAVITAVGALGPAAVAIMAPIGLNFAAKYKINPLMMGMLIVHGAQAGGFSPIAVYGVIVNGLIADAGFAFSPTALFLSSLIFNAVIAVVLFLVLGGRSLVGTRVSQFAESVSDARLHASVGARAAGVDFKGSGSGTYGPRDPAGDGPSTSPSQTVTFSQIATMLGLVALAVVALGFQVDIGFVSITIAVILALLSPKAQKGAVNKISWPTVLLICGMLTFVGTLQEAGTITYVSDAVAQMGMPLLAALMICYIGAVVSAFASSTAILAALIPLAVPFLDSGSVSAIGVVCALAVASTVVDVSPFSTNGALVLANAPEGTDPDRFYKQILTYGAIVVVVAPPLAWLTMVVPGWM, from the coding sequence ATGTCAGAACCCATCATCGCGATCATCATCCTGGCCGCCATGTTCATCCTCGCCACCGTGCTGCCCATCAACATGGGCGCGTTGGCGTTCGTGGGCGCCTTCGTCCTCGGGGCACTCTTCCTGGGGATGGAGGCCGATGACATCATGGCCAACTTCCCCGGGGGCCTCTTCCTCACCCTCGTGGGCGTCACCTATCTCTTCGCCATCGCCCAGAACAACGGCACCATCGACCTGCTGGTCAGACGGGCCGTGAAGCTCGTGGACAACCGGGTCGCCCTCATCCCGTGGGTCATGTTCATCCTCACTGCGGTCATCACGGCCGTGGGTGCGCTCGGCCCGGCAGCGGTGGCCATCATGGCCCCCATCGGTCTCAACTTCGCCGCCAAGTACAAGATCAACCCCCTGATGATGGGCATGCTGATCGTCCACGGCGCCCAGGCAGGAGGCTTCTCCCCCATCGCCGTCTACGGCGTGATCGTCAACGGCCTGATCGCCGACGCGGGCTTCGCGTTCAGCCCGACGGCCTTGTTCCTCAGCTCCCTGATCTTCAACGCGGTCATCGCCGTCGTCCTGTTCTTGGTCCTCGGCGGCAGGTCCCTCGTAGGAACCCGGGTGTCACAGTTCGCCGAATCCGTCTCGGACGCCCGCCTCCACGCTTCTGTGGGCGCCCGCGCGGCCGGCGTCGACTTCAAGGGTTCCGGCAGTGGCACCTACGGCCCCCGGGACCCGGCCGGCGACGGCCCGTCCACCTCCCCCTCGCAGACGGTCACGTTCTCCCAGATCGCCACCATGCTCGGCCTGGTGGCCCTGGCCGTGGTGGCGCTCGGATTCCAGGTGGACATCGGCTTTGTGTCCATCACCATCGCGGTCATCCTGGCGCTGCTCTCGCCGAAGGCCCAGAAGGGAGCGGTCAACAAGATCAGCTGGCCGACCGTCCTGCTGATCTGCGGCATGCTGACCTTCGTCGGCACACTCCAGGAGGCCGGGACCATCACGTACGTCTCCGACGCCGTCGCCCAGATGGGCATGCCGCTGCTCGCCGCCCTGATGATCTGCTACATCGGCGCCGTGGTCTCCGCCTTCGCCTCGTCCACCGCCATCCTCGCGGCACTGATCCCCCTGGCCGTCCCCTTCCTCGACTCCGGGTCCGTCAGCGCCATCGGCGTCGTCTGCGCCCTGGCAGTCGCCTCCACGGTGGTGGACGTGTCCCCGTTCTCCACGAACGGCGCCCTGGTGCTCGCCAACGCGCCGGAGGGGACGGACCCTGACCGCTTCTACAAGCAG